One segment of Metallosphaera cuprina Ar-4 DNA contains the following:
- a CDS encoding NUDIX hydrolase — protein sequence MKIFSGKKFEVHVEKVSLPNGKERQLEYVKHRGSVVLVPLLEDKVIMIKQYRPVIGKWIYEFPAGTIDEGEDPETTAKRELIEETGYEAGSLTKLLSFYPSPGITNEVMHLYLASDLKYVGARPEEYEVIKVEPMEFKDLENLVINGSIEDGKTIIGVLYVKYKGVLNL from the coding sequence ATGAAAATATTCTCAGGTAAGAAGTTTGAGGTGCACGTAGAGAAGGTCTCCTTACCTAACGGAAAAGAGAGGCAGCTAGAGTACGTTAAACATAGAGGATCGGTCGTCCTCGTACCTTTGCTTGAGGACAAGGTAATCATGATCAAACAATATAGACCGGTGATAGGGAAATGGATATATGAGTTCCCTGCTGGAACAATAGATGAGGGAGAGGATCCAGAAACCACAGCCAAGAGGGAGTTGATAGAGGAGACGGGTTATGAGGCGGGTTCCCTTACTAAACTGCTGTCTTTCTACCCCTCACCAGGCATAACTAATGAGGTTATGCACCTTTACCTAGCGTCTGACCTAAAGTACGTTGGGGCAAGACCTGAGGAGTACGAAGTGATTAAGGTTGAGCCCATGGAATTCAAGGATCTGGAAAACCTGGTTATCAACGGTTCAATAGAGGACGGTAAGACCATCATTGGCGTACTCTACGTTAAGTATAAAGGTGTTCTAAATCTATGA